Proteins co-encoded in one Medicago truncatula cultivar Jemalong A17 chromosome 8, MtrunA17r5.0-ANR, whole genome shotgun sequence genomic window:
- the LOC25500809 gene encoding RING-H2 finger protein ATL67, protein MSSSTPFSPPPQIPYLTNLGFGYSIAIALGFLFLLSTLILSSYLCCRTFRNRNNHLNGNNQLNHNHDGVVLPRVIFVAEDEEDREDVVLGLDQNVINSYPRLQYCKDLGHDSTCSICLCEYKDSEMLRMMPECRHYFHLCCLDSWLKLNGSCPVCRNSPMPTPLSTPLQEVVPLSHYIGERRTRR, encoded by the coding sequence ATGTCTTCCTCAACCCCTTTTTCTCCACCACCACAAATCCCTTACCTCACCAACCTTGGCTTTGGCTACTCCATAGCCATAGCTCTTGGCTTCCTCTTCCTTCTTTCAACTCTCATCCTTTCATCTTACCTCTGTTGCCGCACTTTCCGCAACCGTAACAACCACCTGAATGGCAACAATCAGCTAAACCATAACCATGACGGTGTAGTTTTACCGCGGGTTATTTTTGTAGCAGAAGACGAAGAAGATcgtgaagatgttgttttgGGTTTGGACCAGAACGTGATAAATTCTTATCCGAGGTTACAGTATTGTAAAGATTTGGGACATGACAGCACGTGTTCGATCTGTTTGTGTGAGTACAAGGATTCGGAGATGTTAAGGATGATGCCGGAATGTAGACACTATTTTCACCTATGTTGTCTTGATTCGTGGTTGAAACTTAACGGTTCTTGTCCCGTTTGTCGGAACTCACCTATGCCAACGCCGTTATCTACTCCGTTACAAGAAGTTGTTCCACTTTCTCATTACATTGGTGAAAGGAGGACTAGGAGgtag